From Shewanella yunxiaonensis, the proteins below share one genomic window:
- a CDS encoding DoxX family protein, translated as MKKLIATLVSNNAGYAPLIMRVPVGLTLMAHGSQKLFGMFGGYGLEGTGQWMASIGLTPGYLMALLAGSGEFFGGLFLLLGLLLRPAAAVVAFTMLVALFTVHIHNGLFMANNGYEYALTLAAIALSLVVSGAGKVSLDNIIARKL; from the coding sequence ATGAAAAAACTTATCGCAACGCTCGTTAGCAACAATGCTGGTTATGCACCACTGATTATGCGTGTGCCTGTCGGTCTGACACTGATGGCTCATGGTAGTCAAAAGCTGTTCGGCATGTTTGGTGGGTATGGTTTGGAAGGTACGGGTCAATGGATGGCATCCATCGGTCTGACGCCCGGTTACCTGATGGCATTGCTGGCCGGTTCCGGTGAGTTCTTCGGCGGTCTGTTCCTGTTATTAGGGCTGCTGTTACGTCCAGCCGCGGCTGTAGTAGCATTCACCATGCTGGTAGCACTGTTTACCGTACATATTCACAACGGTTTGTTTATGGCGAATAACGGCTATGAATACGCGTTGACATTAGCGGCGATTGCCCTATCCCTGGTCGTGTCTGGTGCGGGTAAGGTATCGCTGGACAATATTATCGCCCGTAAACTTTAA
- a CDS encoding bifunctional metallophosphatase/5'-nucleotidase — protein sequence MTYRLTLTHINDTHSHFDPSLVQFKVQLQHGQFTLASHSGGYSRIAAQVTKLRQQAQAQQREMLFLHAGDSFHGTLFYSEFKGRANARLLELLRPNAMTIGNHDIDDGNAVLADFIRTVSFPVMAANMDISHERPEKIGSFQGLNNLYPWDNDVGIGRYLLRDFYDQKLAIIGITLDQMNKVARPDPDTVFLDAIATTKATVSYLKQQGVAHILLLSHLGIDQDRQLATEVPDISLIIGGHTHTLMGEFTDLGLPCLPYAESINGIPIVHAGKHAETLGIADIEFDDRGRVTKIQGSSHFMLDRHFLLSGETAALESDYREAQELLANHSGILWDEQDERISQVIDSEFRPAISNMEQQVLAFVPKTLLHTRLPSHNLPHGSEIAPWVSQSMFLAAKAQDPRVNFALHNAGGVRQSLVQGQVTLADVMGRLLPFELPLVKYEIAGDALFRVLESAINAATNNSVMGTGAGSFPYTYGLRYFYDGRLALGQRLFRLELQDHLGGWQALQRDDFYIGVSTSYTASGKEGYDALLEARWQQALPEVTLPSAFIRLLQQTPAFDTQMQPMVYYTSHLTGLADSSGISK from the coding sequence GCAAGCCCAGGCACAACAGCGAGAGATGCTGTTTCTGCATGCAGGCGACAGTTTCCACGGCACGTTGTTTTACAGCGAATTCAAAGGCCGGGCGAACGCCCGACTGCTGGAATTACTGCGGCCGAATGCCATGACGATTGGCAATCATGATATTGATGATGGTAATGCGGTGCTGGCAGATTTTATCCGTACGGTTTCGTTTCCTGTGATGGCTGCCAATATGGATATCAGCCACGAGCGACCTGAGAAAATAGGCAGTTTTCAGGGGTTAAATAATCTCTATCCCTGGGACAACGACGTAGGAATTGGTCGCTATCTGTTACGCGATTTTTATGATCAAAAACTCGCCATTATCGGTATTACGCTGGATCAGATGAATAAAGTAGCAAGACCGGATCCAGACACAGTGTTTCTTGATGCTATTGCGACCACCAAGGCTACGGTGAGTTACCTGAAACAGCAAGGTGTGGCTCATATCCTGCTGCTAAGTCATCTTGGCATAGATCAGGATCGACAACTTGCCACAGAAGTTCCCGATATCAGCCTAATTATCGGTGGCCACACTCACACGCTGATGGGGGAATTTACCGATTTGGGCCTACCCTGTTTGCCCTATGCGGAATCAATCAACGGCATCCCCATTGTCCATGCCGGGAAACATGCAGAAACCTTAGGGATTGCCGATATCGAATTTGATGACCGAGGTCGGGTTACAAAAATACAAGGCTCCAGCCACTTTATGCTCGATAGGCATTTTCTGCTCAGCGGTGAAACGGCTGCCTTGGAAAGTGATTATCGGGAAGCACAAGAGCTGTTGGCAAACCATTCAGGCATTTTATGGGATGAGCAGGACGAACGGATAAGCCAAGTCATCGACAGTGAATTTCGCCCGGCGATCAGCAATATGGAACAGCAGGTATTGGCTTTCGTTCCTAAAACCTTGCTACACACCCGGCTGCCAAGTCACAACCTGCCTCACGGGAGTGAAATCGCCCCCTGGGTCAGCCAGAGTATGTTTCTGGCGGCAAAAGCTCAGGATCCGCGAGTAAACTTCGCCTTACATAACGCCGGAGGCGTGCGCCAATCACTGGTGCAGGGACAGGTCACGCTGGCGGATGTGATGGGCAGATTACTGCCGTTTGAATTGCCATTGGTGAAATATGAGATTGCCGGTGATGCGTTGTTCCGAGTCTTGGAGTCAGCAATCAACGCGGCAACGAATAACAGTGTCATGGGTACTGGTGCTGGCAGTTTTCCTTATACCTACGGCCTACGATATTTCTATGATGGCCGACTGGCACTCGGTCAGCGCCTGTTTCGCTTAGAATTGCAAGATCATCTCGGTGGTTGGCAAGCGCTGCAACGGGACGACTTTTATATCGGGGTGTCCACCAGCTACACCGCCAGTGGTAAAGAGGGGTATGACGCACTGCTGGAAGCCCGTTGGCAACAGGCACTGCCAGAAGTGACCTTACCCAGTGCCTTCATTCGATTATTGCAACAGACTCCGGCGTTTGATACCCAAATGCAGCCGATGGTGTATTACACCAGCCATCTTACCGGGTTGGCCGATAGCTCAGGCATCAGTAAGTAA
- a CDS encoding LysR substrate-binding domain-containing protein produces MNPVISLDALKVLDAIDKKGSFAAAAESLFRVPSALTYTVQKLEQDLGSRLFERKGTRAQLTDVGLLVLTQGREILAAAARLEDAVRQLETGWETAVSLALDSILPDEPVMKSIAEFTHLGKQVTISLSKEALGGGWDALYSGRADIAIGVSGELPRGQYELQQLGEVEFVFAIAPTHPLAQHDAEIPSEALLQFPSIVVADSSQSLLQRSSGIFASRQQIRVSSMADKVRLQQQGTGVGFLPLHLIRQQLDEGTLVVRKVAVPRPPLPMYMAWRKGECGKALNWFVEHLCRQQWFTY; encoded by the coding sequence ATGAATCCTGTGATCAGTCTGGATGCACTTAAGGTGTTGGATGCCATAGATAAAAAGGGCAGTTTCGCAGCGGCTGCCGAGTCGCTTTTTCGGGTACCATCAGCATTAACTTATACGGTACAAAAGCTAGAGCAGGATCTCGGCAGCAGATTATTTGAACGTAAGGGCACACGTGCCCAGCTTACCGATGTGGGGCTGTTGGTGTTGACGCAGGGGCGAGAAATTCTGGCAGCCGCTGCACGTCTGGAAGATGCGGTGCGACAGTTGGAGACGGGCTGGGAAACTGCCGTATCGCTGGCACTGGACAGTATTTTGCCGGACGAGCCCGTGATGAAATCTATCGCAGAGTTCACTCACCTCGGCAAGCAAGTCACAATCAGTCTGTCTAAAGAGGCGTTGGGCGGTGGCTGGGATGCGTTATATTCCGGACGTGCCGATATTGCGATTGGCGTTTCTGGTGAATTACCTCGGGGGCAATATGAACTGCAGCAGTTGGGGGAAGTGGAGTTTGTGTTTGCCATAGCGCCAACGCATCCCTTGGCGCAACACGATGCAGAAATTCCGTCGGAGGCATTATTGCAGTTTCCCTCTATCGTCGTAGCCGATAGCTCGCAGTCATTGTTACAGCGCTCCAGCGGTATTTTTGCCAGTCGGCAGCAGATCCGCGTGTCATCTATGGCTGATAAAGTCCGCTTGCAGCAGCAGGGAACTGGTGTCGGCTTTTTACCGCTGCATCTGATCCGTCAACAATTAGACGAAGGCACCCTGGTTGTGCGCAAGGTCGCAGTGCCCAGACCGCCACTACCTATGTACATGGCCTGGCGAAAAGGGGAATGTGGCAAGGCACTTAACTGGTTTGTGGAACACTTGTGCCGACAGCAGTGGTTTACTTACTGA